The genomic interval TTCGTCGAACAAACGTAGAGTGATATCACGAAGTTTTTCTGCAATCTCCTTCCCTACGATTTTTTTCGCTTCCTCGAAGTCTATGTTTTCGTCATGTCCCGATTGCGCCTTCGTGGCAGGAGTGAATATCGTTTCCGGAAGTTCGTCTCCTTTGCGTAAGCCTTTGGGAAGAAAGATTCCGTGAATCGCCGCCCCGTTTTCTACCCCCCCCGCCTCAAGATATTCTTTGTAAAGCGAACCTGTAATAAACCTTCGCGCGACGCATTCTAAAAGGTAAGGCTCGCACTTTTCCACCAGCATGCATCGCCCTCGAAACTGTGTTTCGTCGTAGTCCTGCCCCAACCGCCGCGCGATTTCTTCGTCATCAATCGTTATCATGTGATGCCTTACGATATGCTCCAATTTTCGAAACCAAAATGCGCTAAGCTGGTTCAGAATCTTTCCTTTATCCGGTATTCCCGTCGGCAAAACAACGTCGAATGCACTGACCCTATCCGTTGCGACCATCAAGAGCTCATCGCCCAAATCGAAAATCTCGCGCACCTTTCCCGAACGTATTGGACGTAAAGTGGGTGAAGAAATCTGCGTAATAGAGAGCATGTCCTTTTTTACCTCGCGCATCGAGGCGCATGCGTTTTTAACTTTGTTTTTTCAAAACAAAAAACAAAAAGGGTGCCCCGATGAGTGCTGTGATGATTCCTAAATTAATCTCGGAACCAGGGATGAGGCGTTGAGCCAATAGGTCTGCCATCAAGGTCAATGTACCGCCGAGCAAAGCGCATGCAGGAATCAAAACCCTCAAATCCGCACCCACGATTCGCCTCGCGATGTGCGGAACGAATAGTCCTACAAATCCCACGATTCCCACACAAGAAACAGCCGTCGCTGTCAGAGCGGACCCTAAAAACAATACATTCCTTTTGAGCACCTCCGTAGGAACCCCTAATGTTTTCGCCGTCTCTTCCCCTAACGAAAAAACCGTCAATGCACGGCTTTGCGTCCAAACTCCTAAACCTCCTAAAAGAGTCACCCAAAACAACATCTGCACTCGCGTCCAATCCATTCCTGCCAAACTTCCCAACAACCAAAACAAAACGCGATTCGCATCTTGACCAGCCGCTAACAATAAAAAACTAATCACAGCCCACAAAAAAGAACCGACTGCGACACCTGAAATCAGCAGCGTGCTCAAAACGAGAGAACCCTGCCTTCTCGCAATC from Fimbriimonadales bacterium carries:
- a CDS encoding phosphoribosylaminoimidazolesuccinocarboxamide synthase; this encodes MLSITQISSPTLRPIRSGKVREIFDLGDELLMVATDRVSAFDVVLPTGIPDKGKILNQLSAFWFRKLEHIVRHHMITIDDEEIARRLGQDYDETQFRGRCMLVEKCEPYLLECVARRFITGSLYKEYLEAGGVENGAAIHGIFLPKGLRKGDELPETIFTPATKAQSGHDENIDFEEAKKIVGKEIAEKLRDITLRLFDEAREICANAGILLVDTKFEFGERNGEIVWIDEALTPDSSRFWSKADYKPGEPPESLDKQFIRDYLESIHWDKTPPGPELPAEVVEETRARYFEIFRRITGKEPIL
- a CDS encoding iron ABC transporter permease yields the protein MTSFPCARIARTFAPKASVGEGAICFTRFANTIRIIQLRFTEIVTVRRVSSMFWVVCVLLLIGAFLLHLAIGSVYFFSPNTIFREIFWRESESAVGAILWDLRMPRTIAALLLGMNLSVVGAAFQALFRNPLADPYIVGVSSGSAVGGVLAVVLGIPIGLGVVSLAFITGLASLVITVAIARRQGSLVLSTLLISGVAVGSFLWAVISFLLLAAGQDANRVLFWLLGSLAGMDWTRVQMLFWVTLLGGLGVWTQSRALTVFSLGEETAKTLGVPTEVLKRNVLFLGSALTATAVSCVGIVGFVGLFVPHIARRIVGADLRVLIPACALLGGTLTLMADLLAQRLIPGSEINLGIITALIGAPFLFFVLKKQS